In Herbinix luporum, a single window of DNA contains:
- the rpsT gene encoding 30S ribosomal protein S20: MANIKSAKKRILVNAKRAERNKAIRSKVKTMIKKVETAIAANDKELAKANLSLAISEIEKACSKGVIHRNTASRKVSRLTKKVNSLA, encoded by the coding sequence TTGGCTAACATTAAATCTGCGAAAAAAAGGATTTTAGTAAATGCAAAGAGAGCTGAAAGAAATAAGGCTATCAGATCCAAGGTAAAGACCATGATTAAAAAGGTCGAGACTGCTATTGCTGCTAATGATAAGGAGCTTGCTAAGGCAAATCTGTCTCTTGCTATTTCTGAAATCGAAAAAGCATGTTCCAAAGGCGTAATTCACAGGAACACAGCTTCCAGAAAAGTGTCTCGTTTAACAAAAAAAGTTAACTCATTAGCTTAA
- the gpr gene encoding GPR endopeptidase has protein sequence MEHKIRTDLALEVRESFPEDDVEIKGVILTEEIDEKNNIRITTVEIKDDKGAKAMQKPIGTYITIEAPELNNASDDYHKPVSELIAKYLRKLTGDLSHDEVLVVGLGNREVTPDALGPQVVDNLFVTRHLIREYGDEFKVRNNLGSVSAISPGVMAQTGMETMEIIKGIIKETKPRLIIVIDALASRSIHRLNTTVQISDTGISPGSGVGNNRKALNEESLGVKVIAIGVPTVVDAATIVADTLTKYMESTGFGEEDIFQFISEVNGSQMYNMFVTPKNIDEAVKEISYTLSEALNSCFSQPIIT, from the coding sequence ATGGAGCATAAAATAAGAACGGACCTTGCCCTTGAAGTGAGAGAAAGCTTTCCTGAGGACGATGTTGAAATAAAGGGTGTTATATTAACCGAGGAAATAGATGAAAAAAACAATATCCGAATAACTACTGTTGAAATCAAAGATGATAAAGGGGCTAAGGCTATGCAAAAGCCTATAGGAACATATATAACCATTGAAGCACCTGAGCTAAATAATGCTTCAGATGATTATCATAAACCGGTTTCTGAATTAATAGCTAAATATCTTAGAAAACTTACAGGGGATTTAAGTCATGATGAGGTACTGGTGGTTGGGCTAGGTAACCGTGAAGTGACTCCCGATGCCCTTGGTCCTCAAGTTGTAGACAATCTATTTGTTACAAGGCATCTTATTCGTGAATATGGAGATGAATTTAAAGTAAGAAATAATCTTGGTAGTGTCAGTGCTATCTCTCCCGGTGTAATGGCCCAAACCGGAATGGAAACCATGGAAATAATAAAAGGAATTATTAAAGAAACCAAACCTAGACTGATTATTGTAATCGATGCCCTAGCCTCAAGAAGTATTCACAGGTTAAATACCACGGTTCAAATATCAGATACCGGAATTAGTCCGGGCTCAGGAGTGGGAAATAACCGTAAGGCCCTTAATGAAGAAAGTCTTGGGGTCAAGGTAATTGCCATAGGTGTTCCTACCGTAGTAGATGCTGCCACTATTGTAGCTGATACCTTAACAAAATATATGGAATCCACAGGATTTGGTGAAGAAGATATCTTTCAATTTATTTCAGAAGTTAACGGCAGTCAGATGTATAATATGTTTGTTACACCAAAAAATATTGATGAAGCAGTAAAAGAAATTAGTTATACCTTATCAGAAGCTCTTAACTCCTGTTTTTCCCAACCCATAATCACTTAG
- the spoIIP gene encoding stage II sporulation protein P, with protein sequence MKKFRFKDRRRRYQIIPAIAIIISIFFLIYAFTLSFSKEIGQAKVKMKRSIISGIYSNIMDSGSALVAYQSADKKHSYPFPLNLASNFYNLHQYVSASISLPKKYDTLITKEEVHKQVDITHINNGNLTKEYILTNGAILDKKEYQEYLETEVDSFENTQELPVVIMEGAIDQNQFYIGKNQNAIETMRTFNGTPFTLEQLKDFNFLISHFYIIDPSTKVTDNLFNSEQLLKKDMTIKTTNDKPQILIYHTHSQEAFLDSREGIEEDTVVGIGDLLAEILEEKYGYNVIHDRSVYDLVDGKLDRNQAYNYARKSIKKILDKHPSIEVVIDLHRDGAKKRSTYIKGEETAQIMLLNGLSRNQNGPISRLDNPYLQDNLAFSLQLQLKSLELYPGLLYKNYLQAYRYNLDLRPKSILMELGTHKNSLKSAKNAIEPFADILNAVLKGE encoded by the coding sequence ATGAAAAAATTCCGATTTAAGGACAGAAGAAGGCGTTATCAAATAATACCTGCAATTGCCATTATAATATCCATATTTTTTTTGATATACGCCTTTACCCTGTCATTTTCTAAGGAAATTGGCCAAGCTAAAGTAAAAATGAAAAGATCCATTATATCCGGAATATACTCCAATATAATGGATTCAGGATCTGCACTGGTAGCTTATCAAAGTGCAGATAAAAAACATTCGTATCCCTTCCCCCTAAATTTAGCTTCCAATTTTTATAATCTACATCAATATGTATCAGCCAGTATATCTTTACCTAAGAAGTACGACACTTTAATTACAAAAGAAGAGGTTCATAAGCAAGTAGATATAACACATATTAATAATGGGAACTTGACCAAGGAATATATTTTAACTAATGGGGCTATCTTAGACAAGAAAGAATATCAAGAATATTTAGAAACAGAAGTAGACTCTTTTGAAAACACTCAGGAGCTACCGGTAGTAATTATGGAAGGGGCTATAGATCAAAATCAGTTTTATATAGGAAAAAATCAAAATGCAATTGAAACCATGAGAACATTTAACGGAACCCCCTTTACTTTAGAGCAACTTAAGGATTTCAATTTCTTAATCAGTCATTTTTATATAATAGATCCTTCTACAAAGGTTACTGATAATTTATTTAATTCTGAACAACTACTTAAAAAGGATATGACAATAAAAACTACTAACGATAAGCCTCAGATTCTAATCTATCATACTCACTCCCAGGAGGCATTTTTAGATAGCAGGGAAGGAATTGAAGAAGATACTGTTGTGGGTATAGGGGATTTGTTAGCTGAAATATTAGAGGAAAAGTATGGATACAATGTAATCCATGATCGTAGTGTATATGATTTGGTTGATGGAAAATTAGATAGAAACCAGGCCTATAATTATGCCAGGAAATCTATAAAAAAGATATTAGATAAACACCCCAGTATTGAGGTTGTTATTGACTTACATAGGGACGGAGCCAAAAAACGTTCCACTTACATAAAGGGAGAAGAAACAGCTCAGATTATGTTATTAAATGGTTTAAGCAGGAATCAAAATGGTCCTATTAGTAGGCTTGATAATCCATATCTTCAGGATAATTTAGCATTTAGCCTGCAACTACAATTAAAATCTTTAGAGTTATATCCGGGCTTATTATATAAAAACTACTTACAGGCATATAGATATAATCTAGATCTTAGACCTAAGAGTATCTTAATGGAATTAGGAACCCACAAAAACTCCCTAAAATCTGCAAAAAATGCTATAGAACCTTTTGCAGATATATTAAATGCTGTACTAAAAGGGGAATAA
- the lepA gene encoding translation elongation factor 4, with protein MGLDQSKIRNFCIIAHIDHGKSTLADRIIEKTGLLTSREMQSQVLDNMDLERERGITIKAQTVRTVYQSKSGEEYIFNLIDTPGHVDFNYEVSRSLAACEGAILVVDAAQGIEAQTLANVYLALDHDLEIMPVINKIDLPSADPQRVISEIEDIIGLEASDAPLISAKQGLNIDEVLEQIVKKIPAPKGDVKAPLKALIFDSLYDPYKGVIIFCRIMEGTVRKGTEIKMMATGACSEVVELGTFGAGQFIPCEELTAGMVGYITASLKNVKDTRVGDTVTDAKRPCDEPLPGYKKVLPMVYCGMYPSDGAKYPDLRDALEKLQLNDASLQFEPETSVALGFGFRCGFLGLLHLEIIQERLEREYNLDIVTTAPSVIYKAYLTDGQVIDITNPTNMPDPTLIDYMEEPFVNAEIMVTKEFVGQIMSLCQERRGIYLGMEYIEENRALLKYELPLNEIIYDFFDALKSRSRGYASFDYELKGYVRSELVKLDILINREEVDALSFIVHADSAYERGRKMCEKLKEEIPRHLFEIPIQAAIGSKIIARETVKAVRKDVLAKCYGGDISRKKKLLEKQKEGKKRMRQIGSVEIPQKAFMSVLKLDDN; from the coding sequence ATGGGCTTAGACCAGAGTAAAATAAGAAACTTTTGTATTATAGCACATATTGACCATGGTAAATCTACATTAGCAGATAGAATAATAGAAAAAACGGGATTACTAACTAGCAGAGAGATGCAGTCTCAGGTTTTGGACAATATGGACTTAGAAAGAGAAAGAGGCATTACAATTAAGGCACAGACCGTTAGGACAGTATATCAATCAAAATCCGGTGAAGAGTATATCTTTAACCTGATTGATACCCCGGGACATGTTGACTTTAATTATGAGGTCTCAAGAAGCTTGGCAGCTTGTGAAGGGGCAATCTTGGTGGTGGATGCCGCCCAGGGAATTGAAGCCCAGACCCTTGCCAATGTTTACCTTGCTCTTGATCATGATTTGGAGATTATGCCTGTAATTAATAAAATTGACCTTCCCAGTGCTGATCCGCAAAGAGTAATTTCTGAAATTGAAGATATCATTGGCCTAGAAGCCAGTGATGCACCATTAATTTCAGCAAAACAAGGACTTAATATAGATGAAGTCTTAGAGCAGATTGTTAAAAAAATTCCTGCCCCTAAAGGGGATGTAAAAGCACCCTTAAAGGCATTGATTTTTGATTCGCTTTACGATCCTTATAAAGGGGTTATTATATTTTGCAGGATAATGGAAGGTACCGTAAGAAAGGGAACCGAAATTAAAATGATGGCAACCGGTGCATGTTCAGAGGTGGTTGAGCTGGGGACTTTTGGAGCCGGACAATTTATACCTTGTGAGGAACTGACTGCCGGAATGGTAGGATATATAACTGCCAGCTTGAAGAATGTTAAGGATACCAGAGTAGGAGATACCGTAACCGATGCAAAAAGACCTTGTGATGAGCCGCTTCCCGGCTATAAAAAAGTTTTGCCTATGGTATACTGTGGTATGTATCCTTCAGATGGGGCTAAATATCCGGATCTTAGGGATGCTCTTGAAAAACTTCAGCTAAACGATGCCTCCTTACAATTTGAGCCGGAAACTTCAGTAGCCTTAGGTTTTGGCTTTAGATGTGGATTTTTAGGACTGCTCCATCTTGAGATTATTCAGGAAAGATTGGAGAGGGAATATAATCTAGATATTGTTACCACAGCACCTAGTGTAATCTATAAGGCCTATTTAACCGACGGACAAGTTATAGATATAACAAATCCCACCAATATGCCGGATCCGACCCTAATTGATTATATGGAGGAGCCCTTTGTAAACGCAGAGATTATGGTTACCAAGGAATTTGTCGGTCAAATTATGTCCTTATGTCAGGAGAGACGGGGCATTTACTTGGGAATGGAATATATAGAGGAAAATAGGGCCCTATTAAAATATGAGCTTCCTCTAAATGAAATTATCTATGATTTTTTTGATGCCTTAAAATCTAGATCAAGGGGTTATGCTTCCTTTGACTATGAATTAAAGGGTTATGTTAGGTCTGAACTGGTAAAACTGGATATTTTAATTAATAGAGAAGAAGTGGATGCCCTATCATTTATCGTTCATGCCGACAGTGCCTATGAAAGAGGCAGAAAAATGTGTGAAAAGTTAAAAGAAGAAATTCCCCGCCATTTATTTGAAATACCTATTCAAGCAGCCATTGGCAGTAAAATTATTGCAAGAGAAACTGTCAAAGCAGTACGTAAGGATGTACTGGCAAAATGTTACGGCGGTGATATAAGCAGAAAGAAAAAGCTTCTAGAAAAGCAGAAGGAAGGTAAAAAGAGGATGCGCCAGATTGGAAGTGTAGAAATTCCTCAAAAAGCCTTTATGAGCGTATTGAAGCTAGATGATAATTAG
- the hemW gene encoding radical SAM family heme chaperone HemW: MDKKKRIDRGTWKKELRLYVHVPFCVRKCYYCDFLSGPSNQEGIDTYFEALYKEINSYKNRGDDYRISSVFIGGGTPSCVDSGKIVRTLEELKNVFEFKKEAEITIEVNPGTVEMDSIADNKLLNYKKAGINRLSFGLQSTIDSELKLLGRIHTYAQFEDNYKLARNLGFNNINIDLMSALPGQNIKTWEEGLVKICKLEPEHISAYSLIIEEGTPFYEMYGPEGRMKDKLPSEEEEGEIYNLTREILLSAGYQRYEISNYAKQGYECSHNLAYWEVDNYLGLGLGAASLINNQRFHNTYKLEEYLDLILNNNTKLNSLDSTNTNLEYDPFNIRKDIEVLSKNQQMEEFMFLGLRKTKGISKETFYNKFGLSIYEIYGNVLNKLEKQGLITTDDKRIWLTDYGIDISNRVLADFLLD, from the coding sequence ATGGACAAGAAAAAAAGAATAGATAGGGGAACATGGAAAAAGGAACTAAGACTTTATGTCCATGTTCCTTTTTGTGTAAGAAAATGTTACTATTGTGACTTTTTATCAGGGCCTTCCAATCAAGAAGGTATTGATACTTATTTTGAAGCCTTATATAAGGAAATTAATAGTTATAAAAATAGAGGGGATGATTATCGTATTAGTTCGGTATTTATCGGAGGAGGAACCCCTTCTTGTGTAGATTCAGGAAAAATTGTTCGAACCCTAGAGGAATTAAAAAATGTATTTGAATTTAAAAAAGAAGCAGAGATTACCATAGAAGTCAATCCCGGTACCGTGGAAATGGATTCTATAGCCGATAATAAGCTGCTTAATTATAAAAAGGCCGGAATAAACCGCTTAAGCTTTGGGCTTCAGTCAACCATAGACAGCGAACTTAAGCTTCTTGGAAGAATTCATACTTATGCTCAGTTTGAAGATAATTATAAACTGGCAAGGAATTTGGGCTTTAATAATATTAATATTGATTTAATGTCTGCCCTGCCGGGACAAAATATAAAGACTTGGGAAGAGGGGCTTGTAAAGATATGCAAACTAGAACCGGAACATATATCTGCCTATAGTTTGATTATTGAAGAAGGAACCCCTTTTTATGAAATGTATGGACCGGAGGGAAGGATGAAGGATAAATTGCCTTCAGAGGAAGAGGAAGGAGAAATCTACAATCTGACAAGGGAGATTCTATTATCAGCAGGTTACCAAAGATATGAGATATCCAATTATGCAAAACAAGGATATGAATGTAGCCATAATCTAGCTTATTGGGAAGTAGATAATTATCTGGGTCTTGGTCTAGGGGCGGCTTCTCTTATAAATAATCAGAGATTTCATAATACCTATAAGTTGGAGGAATACCTTGATTTAATATTAAATAATAATACTAAGCTTAATTCATTAGATAGTACTAATACCAACTTAGAATATGATCCCTTTAATATTCGAAAGGATATTGAAGTTTTATCAAAAAATCAACAGATGGAAGAGTTTATGTTCCTTGGCCTTAGAAAAACCAAAGGAATAAGTAAAGAAACCTTTTATAATAAATTTGGTCTATCAATATATGAGATATATGGTAATGTCCTTAATAAACTTGAGAAACAGGGCCTGATAACTACAGATGATAAAAGAATTTGGCTTACTGATTATGGTATAGATATCAGTAATAGGGTATTGGCAGATTTTTTATTGGACTAA
- the hrcA gene encoding heat-inducible transcriptional repressor HrcA, with product MHGLDERKLKILQAIIQNYLDTGEPVGSRTISKLTDLNLSSATIRNEMSDLEDMGYIFQPHTSAGRIPTDKGYRLYVDMLLMEKNTELENMKGILIEKADRLESLLQQVARLLAVNTNYTTMVTTPQYKKKVKFIQLTEIDEDQLLAVLVFEGNIVKNKILKTSVSLTKETILKLNIVLNTFLQGLDLSAINLPIITKMKEQAGEYRELVNDILEAIMQAVTEDDDFEIYTSGTTNILRYPELSDANKASELLYTLEEKEMLSELIHHRMENDKNRGIQVYIGEETPIESMKDCAVVTATYEIDEGVYGKVGIIGPKRMDYEKVVTTLQTLMAQLDDIFKNKT from the coding sequence ATGCACGGGCTGGATGAAAGAAAATTAAAAATTTTGCAAGCCATAATACAAAATTATCTGGATACAGGTGAGCCTGTGGGATCCAGAACCATTTCTAAGTTAACGGATCTTAACTTAAGCTCGGCTACAATCCGTAATGAGATGTCGGATTTGGAGGATATGGGCTATATATTCCAGCCCCATACTTCTGCCGGTAGAATTCCTACGGATAAGGGTTACCGCCTTTATGTGGATATGCTTCTTATGGAAAAAAATACAGAGCTTGAAAATATGAAAGGTATTCTTATAGAGAAGGCAGATCGTTTAGAAAGTCTGCTCCAGCAAGTGGCTAGACTTCTGGCAGTGAATACAAATTATACCACTATGGTAACCACACCCCAATACAAAAAAAAGGTTAAATTTATACAGTTGACTGAAATTGATGAAGATCAGTTACTGGCTGTTTTAGTATTTGAAGGTAATATAGTAAAGAACAAAATATTAAAAACATCAGTAAGCTTAACTAAGGAAACAATTTTAAAGTTAAATATTGTACTTAATACCTTTCTCCAAGGACTGGACCTTTCAGCTATTAATCTTCCTATTATTACTAAGATGAAGGAACAAGCTGGGGAATATAGAGAATTAGTAAATGATATTTTAGAGGCCATAATGCAGGCTGTCACCGAAGATGATGACTTTGAGATTTATACATCAGGAACCACTAATATACTTAGGTATCCGGAATTAAGTGACGCCAATAAAGCCTCTGAACTTTTATATACTTTAGAAGAAAAAGAAATGCTATCAGAACTAATTCACCATCGAATGGAGAATGATAAAAACAGGGGAATACAAGTCTACATAGGTGAAGAGACCCCTATAGAATCCATGAAGGACTGCGCTGTTGTAACAGCCACATATGAAATAGATGAAGGTGTATATGGTAAAGTTGGTATCATCGGTCCTAAGAGAATGGATTATGAAAAGGTTGTCACTACTTTGCAGACTTTAATGGCTCAGCTGGATGATATATTTAAGAATAAAACGTAA
- the grpE gene encoding nucleotide exchange factor GrpE, with translation MEKEKKAKEADKSADEKIEEKDDHSLSEENTTLEDNEMTKNHQEDETKDEVTTEEDIQTDSKDSEKKSDEKPSKSGKSLFKGSKNKELEAKEQKIQELSDRLMRTMAEFDNYRKRSEKEKSQMFDLGVKHVIEKMLPIIDNFERGLGSVDEANKDNPIVQGFNMIYKQLMTTMDELGVKPIEALGKEFDPNFHNAVMHGEDENLGENIVAEEFQKGYMYNDIVVRHSMVRVVN, from the coding sequence ATGGAAAAAGAAAAGAAGGCTAAAGAGGCAGACAAATCTGCTGATGAAAAGATAGAAGAAAAAGATGACCATAGCTTGTCAGAGGAGAATACAACTTTGGAGGATAATGAGATGACAAAGAATCATCAGGAAGATGAGACAAAGGATGAGGTAACTACCGAAGAAGATATACAGACAGATTCAAAGGACAGTGAAAAAAAGTCCGATGAAAAACCTTCAAAATCCGGTAAATCATTGTTTAAAGGCTCTAAGAACAAAGAATTAGAAGCAAAAGAACAAAAAATACAAGAGCTTTCAGACAGACTTATGAGAACCATGGCTGAATTTGATAATTACAGGAAACGTTCAGAAAAAGAAAAGTCACAAATGTTTGATTTGGGTGTAAAACATGTTATAGAAAAAATGCTCCCTATAATTGATAATTTCGAACGGGGACTAGGTTCAGTTGATGAGGCTAATAAGGATAATCCAATAGTTCAAGGCTTTAATATGATCTATAAGCAGTTAATGACTACTATGGATGAACTGGGTGTTAAACCTATAGAAGCCCTAGGTAAAGAATTTGACCCTAATTTCCATAATGCAGTTATGCATGGTGAAGATGAAAACCTTGGTGAGAATATAGTAGCTGAGGAATTCCAAAAAGGATATATGTATAACGATATAGTCGTTAGACATAGTATGGTAAGAGTAGTTAACTAA